In Deltaproteobacteria bacterium, a single genomic region encodes these proteins:
- a CDS encoding DUF4114 domain-containing protein yields the protein MGDQRNPDSEIHARIDTLESGAHRFGFEDLYGGGDRDYDDCVFEVSGSDADWLE from the coding sequence GTGGGAGATCAGAGAAACCCCGACTCAGAAATCCATGCTCGCATTGATACCCTTGAGTCTGGCGCGCACCGTTTTGGATTCGAAGACCTCTACGGCGGCGGCGACCGTGATTATGATGATTGCGTATTCGAAGTAAGCGGAAGCGATGCAGACTGGCTTGAATAG